GCACTGACGCTGCTGCCGGTAATGGGCGATGACTGTCTCCGTGGGGAGGTTGGGCACGGTGACGCTTTCGCCGGTGTCCTTGGTCACGAGGATGTGCGACCCGGCAGGCCTAGAGCGTGTCCGGCCGGTAGAACTTGCGATACAACGCAATGGCGTCCGACGGTGGCCGCAGGGAGACGCTGCTGACTTCACCGGTGTCCTTGGAGACCACGACGCAGGTTCCGCCGGGGTTCCTTGGGCGCCGTCTCTCCCCCGTCGACGTCGTCCGAGGATGGGGCGGGAGCTTCGGATAGACGAGGTATCCGATGTCGAACTCGAGGACCTTGAGGGGAGCCGGGGTCCCATCCGGCCAGACCGGGGAGTATGTCATGCGGGCGATTTCCAGGGCATCCTCGGCGCTTGTCGGCAGCGGTCGATCGGGCGTCGAAGAACTCGGATCTGTCATGTATTTTCCTCGCTGTATTCAGCTCGTGCCATGCTGGGGAAGCCAACGCCAGGCATGACGGGGAGACCTATGGCTCGATTTCCGGGTCGTTGAGCAAAGTTTCCCAGACCTCTCCGGGGGCAGTCGCAGGGTCAATCTCGAGGATCCATGACTGCAGCTCGGCAGCCGCCTCGAGCTTGTCTACGGTGAGTGACTCGGAGAGCAATAGGTGATATCGCCCCACCAGATGGAACATGGCCACGAATTGCGGCAGGCTGCTGCCCGACAGCTGATCTTCCACGGCACCGGATGTGCACAGCACCTGCCCGGTTCCACCGTCCAGGATCAAGTCGCCGCCGAGGAGGTCTCCCAACGCGAAGTAGGGCCCGGTGCGCCGGTGTGAAGGAACCTCTAGCTCGTCGGGCGGTGGAACCTCTCGAAGTCCCTGGGTGCGCAGACCGCGTGTGTTCAGGGTAAGGAGCTCCACGATTGGCAGGCCGTGCTCGATGAGCCACTGAGCCGCTTCCGTGCCGTGCAGGCTTTCGGGGATTTCTGACTCGGTCGGCCGGAACACCGAATCATTCCCGAACGCCTCGGACAGTTGCGTCGCTGACGGGTCCCGGAAGGCTTCAGGGAGCGGACGCGTGGCGACTTCGCGCTCGTACGCATCCAGCAAGGGTGCGCCATGCCAGGGCGACACTTCGTGCTCCGGTTCCTTTTCGAGGATTTCTACGGCGAACACTCCGCGGTCTCCACCCAGCACGGCAATGTCCCCGATCCGTACTGCCGCGCGAATGTCCCTGGGGCAGCGGGGAATGAACGCACCCTGGGGTTCGCCAGGGGCCGGGCGCCAGCCACGTGACGTATTGACCATGCGTCGTGCTTCCAGTGCTTGGGCACTCGTATCGGCCGATTCGTGTGGCCGACCTGAGCGAAGCCCCCACGCCCACGAGGTTCCGAGCAATTCGTTGGTCGCGGTAACTGTGTGTTCGGTGGCGCTGAGGCTGGTGATACCGGTCGGGTGGTGCGTGAGTCCCTCCCCGAGGAAGGCACCGGTCGGACGCAGGTCAGACCACAATGTCTGCCATTCCAGGGCCACTTCGGAGGCCAGTACCGCGTCTGCGGCCTCCTGATCTCCATGGGTGACGGCGAAATGGTGCAGCCAGGCCGCCCACTCGCCTTGGCGCATGGGTTCCATGCCGGACAGCTCCCCATAGCGCAGGCTCGCAGCCATGGTGTCCGGCGGGATACCCCGGCCGAAGGCGGCACGATACGCCTCCATGACCGAACTCGGATCCAGGAGAGCAAGTACCCTGCGGTCCTCCAGCACTTCTTGCAGACTGCCGGATGCTGCGGCATGTCCCGGCAGGCCGTGAGCTGCATAACGAGCCAATGGGCCGCCGTCCGCCCAGCCGTGCGGATGCGTGTGCACTATGAGCCGCTCGCTCAGCAACTGCCGGATCATCGCGTGCGCTTCGCCCGCGTCCGGGTGCTGGGAGAGGCGCAATGCGTGTGCAAGCCCTTCGTGGGTGAAAGCCACACCAGGACCGGCAAGCGCGTCATTCGGCACCCACTTCAGCAGACCGGGATATAGATCCGGGAATCCCTGAAGGTCTGCGGGCGCGGTGGTCAGGCCCATGCTTTCACACAGGATGCTCCATGCCTGGACGGGTACTACGGGGTATTCCGCCAAGGCCAGGGCCTGGATCTCGGGAGCCAGTCCTTCAGGGGCACTGAAGAGGTTTCCGGATCCCAGGCGGATGAGCTGGGGCGGCTCATCGGCCTGCCCCGGCTGCGGCTCGGCGGTCTCCAGCGCCAAGCGGATGCGAGACCGCTTCGCCCTGCCCATCCGGAAAGCCGCGCGCCTGATGCGTCCTGGTTCATCAGTGGTACGCAGGGTGCCTGCCCATTGCACGTTCGTCAGCAGGACGGTGTGATCGCCGCGGATGCCCTTCACCAGCGCATCAAGGTTCTCTTTGGCGACTGAATGCGGACGCTGAACCCCGCACACGTCCAATACCTGAAGGATCACTTCATCGGCGCGCAGCCCGACGCAATCGATAAGTGCTGCTTCGGGCATGCGCCGGCGGACCAGCTCCAGTGTGCGACTCTTCCCGGCAGCAGGAGGGCCGGCCACGAAGAAGACGTCACCGGCGCGGCCCGATGCCGTCAAACCATTCAGAAGTCGACTGGCGGAGGCATGGAGTTCCGCATCGCGTGCATCGGTCATGGACATACCCTACTAGACGGGAATTTGCGTGTCATTGGAGCCAGGGTCAGTGAATCTGCCTATCAGTCGTCCGCGCCTGTTCCGTTCTTTCGCTGGGCGTCGCGCAACGAAAGCCAGATTTCGCCGACTTCGTTGAGGTGATCCTGGAACTCGGCGTCAACCATTGTCTTGATCTGAGCCTTGGTCCGGGTCTGGATTCCGTTCGGATCCGGATCCGCCACCCACGGGCCACTTCGATATGTCGTGGCGTAGTGCACGGTAGTCCCCTCGGAGTGCTGGACCAGGTAGGGGGAGCACTCGGCATGGCCCGCTCCCTTCACCGTTCCGCAAGGTTCTCGCTCCGTGAACATGGCGCGTATCTGTATGTGTTGACTGGTGTCGGTGCCCCGTGCCTCATTCAGTCGCTTCACGTAGCCAACCAGATGAGGTTCGGAGTGCGCGGTGCTGACGCCCTTTTCACCGGGGGGAATGGAGCTGTCAACGATGTAATTCGTCTTCTGCGAATTCGGGTCGTACACCTCAATCACCGCATAATTGCGGCCACTGAAGTCCGGTCGAGTGTTGCCGGCGCCGTCACCTTCGGATGCGTTCTTGAGGTCTGATGCCGGTCGGCCGGCATCCACGAGCTCCGCGAGAAGATGCTTGCGTACATTTCCGGCGAAGTCTTTTGCCTCCATGAAGTTGGCCTTGCGGTGCTGCTTCACGCCGCGGGAGTCTTCTTCTTCCCCGGATTTCGCGTCGTTGGTCTGGCGCCGCACATCGCGTCGCAGTGGAGCCGGGCGATTCGGGTCCTCTTTCCATTTGTACGGCCGTTCGACGGGGTACGGGGAAACGCCGACCGCATGGCTTTCATGAAAGGAGAGACTCAAACGGGCGATGATCGACACCACCGCTCCGCGCTGCCCGGCGTCCATGTCCGCAAAGCCGTCGAGCCTTTGCCCGAGCTCCTCTGACGTCAGAGTGAACCTCGGAGGCTTCTCCGGGCCGGCTTCGGTGGCTCCGTCCTCCGGGGTGGAGTCACCCTCCTCCGGGGGCGATTCGGCCTCATCGGGGGTCAGGTGCTGGATGAGAGCTTCGATGCTTCCGTCATCGACCCAGTCGCGCACGCTGTCGTAGACAGCCTGCATATCTGTCTCGTAGACGTCGAGGTTGTCCCGCAGCAGTTGCTGGCCCTCATCGGGCAGCACCCGGACATTCTCCGGCAGGTGATTGACCGGTTGCCCGTCCGGCATGCCGGGTTCTCGGTACTTGCTCTTGGGCTGGGTCTGTCCGTCCTGCTCGGTTGATTCATCAACGGTGCCGGCAGGATTCTCCGACGGGCGGCGCCCCGCTTGGGCCGGAGAGGCACTTTGCCGGTCGTGCTGTGCACTGGTGCCGGCAGAGGGGACAACCTGAATGGGCTTGCGGTTGCTGTCCAAGGGGACTGCGAATACGCCGTGCTCGCCGCTGTGAAGCGGCTTGTCGCTGCGGCGGCCCGTTTGGGCATCGATATAGGTGATTCTGCCGTTGTGGTTGACCACGTTCCAGGCGTGAGCACGGCCGTCGGAGTGCTGGGTCACGATAACGGCCTGGGAGCCGTGCCCGGACTGGCGAAGAGCGTTCTCGATGCCGTTGAAGGCCTGGCGGCCGTTGCCGAAGTCCGTGAAGCGGGCTCCGAGGGCGTTCTCCATGCGGTCGCGGCCGCCCGTTTCACCGCGATCGGACGCGACGCCATCAGCAGTGAGGTCAGGTGTGCGAGCTCCGGCCGCGGTCGGTGCGCCTGCATATGTGTCAGCTGCGGACAGGGCCACGTCGACACAGTTGTTGCTGCGCCCCGGGGCATCGGAACCAGGCTGGTTGATGAAGTCCGTCCAGTCCCCCTCGTTCGGGTCCGGATGGCGCTGGGCGGTGCCTTCTGGGGTCCGGGGGATCCTGTTCTCAAGATCCCTTTGGTGCTCCGGGTCGGGATCGACGATTCCGCCGGGCTCCGTCCGGGGACGCGACTCCGAGGCCGAATGCGAGGGTTCGGGTTGGTCGTCCGGCGCCGCGGCCGACACAGCATGTGAGGGGTCGGCATCGTGGTTGTCCGACGGGGCCGGCTGATCCTGTCGGTGGCCCCCGGGATCTGGGTAGGACGCGGCATCGTCCCTCTCGGCGGGCGCGGCGCCCGGCTCCGAAGCATCCGACTCCGAGTCGCTCGGGGGATAGAGCGGCTGTGCCTCCGCGTCCAGGGGGAGGTGCCAGACCTCGCCCACATCCGCTGTGTTGATCGGCCGGTTCATTACCTCGCGCGACTGGGTGTCCACCCAGACGACAGAGCCGTGGTAGTTGACCGCGTTGAAGAGGTGGGACGAGTAAGGGTCTCCGTCGTCGTCGACGTACCCGACCCAGACGATGGCTGCGGCTCCGTGCCCGGCGTTACGCAGGTCCTCCGCGACCCGCGAGTACGCCAGGGCATCGTCGCCCGCGTGCTGAAATTCTGCACCGAGCCAGCGCTGGATGTTGTCCTCGCCGTCCCTCTCACCGAAGTCGCCGTCTTGCATGCGGGGCGCGGATACCTGCGGGTTTCCGTACCAGGTTTCCAGGTACGAGCGGCTGCAGTCGGCGCAGTTGTCGTCGCGGCCCGGTACGGACTGGCCGCCGTCGTTCTGGAGATCTGCCCAGTCACCGTAGGGGTCGGGGAACCGCTGGAAATAGCCGTCCTCGTCGCGTGGTACGGCATCCTCGAGCGCTTGCTGGTCGTGGGAATCGGGCAGGACGAGCCCGCCCTCGCCCTCCAGGAGCTCGTTGCGGATGTCCTCGAAGCTCGGTTGGTGGTAATCCCCGGCGTCGGCAGGCGGCTGTCCGGAGGGCGGGGTGTCGGTGTCGTTGTGCTCTTCCGAATCGGGGGAAGAGGCATCGGCGTTCTGGTCCTGAGAGGTGTACTCAGGCCGAGAGGAGTGGTCGGCGTCACCGTCGACACCGTGATCGCCGGAAGCACCTGGCTCTGCCGGTACCTGGGGGTCGGAGTCCGGGGTTTGGGCGGGCCGGCGTGACTCCGTGCCAGGTCGCAGGGCGGTGTCGCCCGCGTCCGGCTGGGTGCGGTCGTGGGGCCGCACGGAGTCCGGTGAGCCGCTGACGGTCTCCGGTGCTGCTGCCGGGTGCGTTGGGTGTTGCGGATTCTGCGGATTCTGCGGGGACGGCTGCAGGTACGGGTTGTGGTTCTGGGGCTGCTGGTGCGGTGGCTGGGTGTACGGATGGGGCTGCTGCTGTGCGTGGGGACCTGGCTGCTGCTGGGCGTACGGGTTCGGCTGAGGCTGAGCGTAGGGGTTGGCCTGTTGCGCGTACGGGCTCTGCTGCTGGTACGGGTTGGGCTGCTGCGGGCCCGGCTGCTGTGCGTACGGGTGCTGCTGGTGGGGCTGCGGGTTGTAGGGGCCCGGCTGGTACTGCTGGTGGGGCTGCTGCTGTGGGGTCGGCTGCTGGTACGGGTTGGGCTGCTGCGGGCCCGGCTGCGGTGCGTACGGGGCCTGCTGCTGATGGGACTGCTGGGCGTACGGGCTCGGCTGGTGCTGTGGGGCCTGGGCCTGCTGCTGCGCCTGCGCCTGCTGTGCCTGGGCCTGTGCTTGCTGCTGTTGGTTTTGGGGCTGGGGTTGGGGGGTTTGTTGCTGTGGGGTCTGGGTTTGGGCTGTGGCGGGGTCGAAGGGCTTGCGGTCGGCGTCGAGGACGAGGTGCCAGACGTTCTCGGCGCTGGTGTTGATCGGTTGTTCGCTGACCGTGCCGGTCTGGCTGTCGACCCAAATGACCCGGCCGTTGTGGTTGACGGCGTTGAAGACGTGCGCGCCGCCGGGATCGCCGTTGGGCTTCTTCGGCCAGGTGACCAGCACCGCTGCCGCTGCGCCATGGCCGGCCTGGCGGAGCTCGTCGGCTATTCGGGTGTAGCCGTCCTTGGAGTTCGGGCCGGAATTACGGAACTCGGTGCCCGCGTACTGCTGGATGTTGGCGGTGCCGTTTCGTTCACCGGAATTGCGGTCGATGCCGCCCTTGCCGTCCGGGTCGTAGGTGCGTGGCGCGGACACCTGCGGGTTGCCGTACCAGGACTCCATGAAGGAGCGGGTGCAGTCGGCGCAGTTGTTGGACCGGCCGACCACGGTGTGGCCACCGTCGTTCTGGAGCTGGGCCCAGGGCTGGAACGGGTCGTTGAACGGCCGCGGAGTGCCGTCCGGGTTCCGCGGGAAGCTCGCCACCAGCGCCTGCTGGTCGTGGGGGAACGGTGAATACAGGCCGCCCGGCTGGACGTTGAGGCCGATCCGGACATCGGTGTGACTCTGCAGGTTCGCGGGCTGTGGGACCGGCGCCTGCTGCTGAGGCTGCTGGTCCGGGGTGGGCTGAGTCTGGTGGGGGGCCTGGTTCTGGTTGGGGTTCTGGTGGTGCGGCGCCAGCTGCTGCTGCGGCGGCTGGTGCTGGGGGTGTGGCTGCTGGGGTGCCTGCTGCTGTGGGTGCTGCTGCGAGTGCTGCTGAGGTGGTGTGTGGCTTTGCAGCGTGGGTTGTTGCTGGTGGCTTTGCTGGGGGTGTTGCAGGGGGTGTTGCTGGGGGGTCTGCTGTTGTGAGTACGGCTGCTGCTGAATTGGCGGCTGCTGGTGCGGGTGGGGGGAGTTGGGGTTTGGTGCGCCGGGGTTCTGGGCGTCCGGGTGTGCCGGGGTCTGGGGGCCCTCGGGCTGAGGTCGGTCCGTGCGGGGAGAGTCGGATTGCTGCGCCGCGTCCGGATGAGTGGTGGCTCCGCTCGGGTCGGCGGGGGCCTGCTGGTGGTTGTCGTTCTGGTGGGGCGTGGCGGCGTCCGGCCGGGGGGTGTTGTTCTGGTCGGGGCCGGGCTCGGTGTCGCGGGCGGGACCGTCGAGGCGGGGGTTGTGCGGGGGGCGCTCGGGGCTCGGCTGCTGGGTGTGGTCCTGGATGATCTGTGAGCCGTCCGGGCGTCGGTTGTCGCCGGGCGGTGTGGAGGGGGCGTCGCGACGGGGGCCGTCCAGCCGCGGGTTGTAGGGCCGGGACGTCTCTTCCCGGCGCGGCCCGTCGAGGCGGGGGTTGTAGGCGGGGCGGTCCGGTGTGGGCTGCTGGCTGGCGTCGTGGATCGCCTGGGAGCCGTCGGGGCGACGGTTGGAGCGAGCGGAAGCGTTGCCGTTTCCGTTTCCGTTTCCGTTGCCGTTGGTGTGGGGCGGGGTGCCGCCGCGGGGGGTGGTGGTCGTACCGGTCCCGGCCCCCTGGGGTGGCATGGGGCCCATCGTCATCGGGCCGTTGGCCTGGGTGGTGTTCTGCTGCGCCGCCTGTGGCGGGGTGGGGGTGGCGGCGGCGCCGGTGTCGGCGGTGTGCTGGGTGGGCGGGGGGAGCGTTGCGGTGCCCGCGGACTGGGTGGTGACGGCGGTGTCGTCGGGGCCGTCCACCGTGGGCATGGGGTCGCCGGGAGCGGGGTCACGCTGCTGGATGGGCTGGCCGGACGACGGGGTGTGCTGTACGGGGGCGCCCTGCGATGGTGTGCCGACGTGCGGCATCGAGGCGCGGCCGCTGCCGGTGGCGGAGTTGTCCCCGTTGGAGGTGCCGTTGCTGCCCGCGTCGGACGAGTTGTCGCCGTACGAGGGCGGGTTGCCGGCTACGGGGTCCGGGCTCGGCGAGGGAGTCGGTGCCGACTGGGGTGCGTCGGGGTGTGAAGGGCCGCCCTGTTGGGGGGACTGGTCCGGTGCCGGCTGGGTGCTGACGGAGTCCGGGGCGGGGGCGGGGCGTGCCGCGTCCGGGGTGTTGTCGTGGGCCGGCTGGGTGCTGATCGAGTCCGTGTCCGGGCGGGCGGCGTCGGGGGTGTTGTCCGGTGCGGGCTGGGTGCTGATCGAGTCCGCGTCAGGGCGTACCGCGTCCGGGGTGTTGTCGGGCGCCGGTTGGGTGCTGATCGAGTCAGGGTCGGGACGGGCGGCGTCGGGGGTGTTGTCGGGGGTGGGCTGGGTGCTGATCGAGTCGGGGTCCGGGCGGGAGGTGTCCGGGGTGGGCCCCGATTCGGGAGTGTGTCCGGAGTCGGGGGTGGGCCCCGAGTCGGGGGTGGGGGACGTCCCGTACGGGCTGTCGTTGCTGCCGGAGTAGCCCTCGTCGAAGGGGGAGCGCTGGTCCGGCGGCGGGAGGGGCTGTGCCTCGGGGACGCTGCGCGAGGGGTCCGAGCCGTGGGAAGAACCGTCGGCGGAGGAGCTCGGGTTGGTGCCCGTGCCCGTCCCCGAGTTTGTGCCCGAGTTCGTCCCCGAGTTTGTGCCCGAGTCCGTGTTAGAGGCCCTGCCGGCGTCCGTGCTGCCGGCGCCCGTGTTGTCCGAGGCGCGGGGGGTGTGGCTGGTGGAGCCACCGGAGTCCGAGCCGCCGCGGTTGCCGTTGCCCGTGCTGCTGCCGCCGCCGGAGTCACCGGAGGTGCTGCCGGAACCGCCCCCGTCGGAGCCGCCGTCCGAGCCGGCCCCCGCGTCCGTCCCCGAGCCGGTGCCTGAGGTGTTTCCGGAGCTGCCCCCGTCGGAACCGCTTCCGGAACCGCCGCCATCGGACCCGCTGCCGGAGCCAGTGCCTGACCCCGACCCGCTACCGGACCCACTCCCGGACCTGCTCCCCGACCCGCTCTCCGACCCGCTGGAGCCCCCGTCGCTGCCGCTGTCCGTGGAGTCGCTGCCGTCGCTGCCGTGCCCCGCCGCGCTGTCCAGGCCGTTGCGGGCGTGGCGTCCGGCGCGGCCGCCTGCGCCGTCGCGGAGGCTTTCGCCGAGGGATTCGCCGGTGTTCTTGAGGGCGTCGGTGGCGGCCTTCTGGCCCTCCTTGGCGGTGCGGCCGAGGTTGTAGCCGTTCTGGGCGCCGAAGTTCTGGTTGACGGTCTGGGCGATGAGGTCGGACGCCATGGCCTCCAGCGCGGAGATCACCGGCTCCTTGGCGGCCTCCATGATCGCGTCAAGCAGCTGCTTGGCGACCTCCTTGAGGATCCTGCGGACCATTTCACGCGTGGCCAGCGTGGCGGCCGCGCCGGCTATTTCGGACAGTCCGAGGGTGAAGGGGGCCGCGACCTGCGCCGCGATGATTTCCGCGGCCAGAATCGCCAACTGGACAATCACGGCCACCTTCATGCCGATGACCAGCACGGCGGCGGCCTCGAACGTGAAGGCAATGACCTCGGCCGCCTGCGCCGCGTCGTTCAGATACCCCGAACCGCCGGAGAACTTCTCCCACGCCTTGCTGAAGCCCTCGATGGCATCGCCGGAGTTCTCCGCGAGCACATTGCCTGCATAACTGGCGCCCCGGGCCTGGTGCCCCTGTACCTCCGCCGCGAAATTGCGCCAGACCTGCGCACATTCCATCAACTTGTCTTCGTCCGCATGCGGCCAGTTGAAGCCGAGCATGTCCAGGACCCACTCAAGAGGATCCGGCAGCATGACAGACAAGATGGAGCTCCCCCGTGAAAAGTGCTTCTAGACGTGTTGCAGGCGCGGGCCGCGCGGAAGGCCGCTGCGGAAGGCCCGCTGTGTGGAAATCCCCGGAACCGGCCGGTGGCCTCAGTGCTTCGCGGGCGTGATGGACGTGCGGACCGTGTCGTCGACGGTCGGGTCCCGCCACGCCTGCTTGTTCTCGACGTGCTGCTTGATCAGCGAGTCGTTGAACTCCTCGTTCTCCGCATGGTTCTTGGACATCGAGGTCAGCGCCTTGCCGATTTTCTGGAGCTGGGCGGAGAGATGGCCCATCGACTCGTTCATGCCGTCGCGCACGCCTTCGTAGACGACACCGAACTTCTCGCCGATCTCGTCATCGCCCCACGGCGGAGCCCCGTCCTTGCTGGCGAACGTCGTCAGACCGCTCATGAACTGCTCGCCGAACGACTTCTCCGGCGGAGCCTTCTCCTGCCCGTTGCTGGGCGGCCCCGCCCCCAGCGCATGCAGGCCGTCCATCAGCCGCGCCACCGAGGAATAGAAGTCCTCACCGAGCTTGACGAAGTTCGTGCCCTCAGCCTTGAGGCTCTCCACGTCGGTCTGGAATCCACCGGCGCCAGCCATGACATCCCCCGCGTTCTACTCGTTACCCAACGAGATATTCAAGCCAAAGCTTAACCGCCGAGGTTGACAACCCACCAGGTGCTACTGGTGAGACTCTGGCTCCGCGTGGGGCGAAGGAGATGCGGCCCGGAGGCCTCAGGAAGTCCGCCCGCCGCGGAGGCGGTGGTAGAGCTCGACCGCTTCCTCCGGGGGGAAGTTGGGCAGGAACGACACCTCGCCGTCGGCTTTGGAGATCACGACGTTGCTTCCTCCGGGATTCGCGGGAGGGGCGGTGGGGTCCTCGGCGGGCGGCCAGCTCGCGTGGATCAGGTAGCCGATGTCGAATTCATGGACGAACAGGCCGGAAGGGCCGCCGGGTGAGCCGACCTCGGGGTAGTGCTCCCGGCCGATCTCCAGCGCCTCGTCCGCGTTCGCCGGAACGGTCTGCGGTCCGGTCTGCGGGGGGAGCGGGGGCGGGGTGGGAGGCAGGCCCGGGACGCTGCCCGACTGATCGGAATCGGTCATGTTCTGACTCCTTGATGCTGGACACGCGGATGACGGTCAACCTAACTCACGCCGTGGCGGCCCGGTCGGTTCACGTCAAGGAAGCCAGGAGCCAAGGAAGCCAGGAGGCCAGGAGCCCAGGAAGCCAGGAAGCCAGGAGGCCGGCCCCGCACCGGACGCACCCCTTCCGCCGCATCGCCCCTTCACCGCCCCCGCCCCTCCGCAAGCGCTCACCCGAACAGCACCCGCGACAGCCAGAATTCCAGCAGTTCCGCGTCGCCGGTGATGTCGTAGGACCCGTTGTCGCTGGGGGCGCGGCCGTAGATGAGGAGCAAGAGGTCTGTCAGGGGTGCGCGGACGGAGACGGCGGCCGGTTCCTGGGTGCGGCGCCAGGCGAGGGTGGTGCCGGTGAGGTCGACGAGCCAGTCGGCGGCCGCTTCCGGTGGGGTGTCCGTGGCGTGGAAGTGGAGGGTGCGGCCGGGGCCGAGGAGATCGCGCCGGTCGGGGTGGTAGTCGAACATCTCGGGCAGGGAGCCGAGTTCCATCCACTCGTCGAGGCAGTCGAGGGCGACCCGCTGGTCGACGGTGAAGTCCGTGCCGAGGGTCAGAGTGGCGTCGGCCCGGTGCATGACCGTCTCGTGGGCCATACGGCGGGCGAAGAAGCGTGGGGAGCCGGAGGGGAGCGGGGTCCAGATACGGGCGCCGGGGCCCGCGTTGCGGAGGGTGCCGGCGAGGAGCCGGGCGCCCTCGGTCAGCCAGGCGGCGAGCGCGGCCGGGGTCTCGGTGGTGTCGCGGGGGAGGTGCCGGAGCGCGGTGTCGGGCGGGGGTTCGGTCGCCCGGGTCCGGACGAGCTCCTCGACCCAGCGGTGGGCCTCGCCCAGATGCCGGAGCAGCTGGGCGAGGTTCCAGTCGGGGCAGGAGGGCACGGAGGCCGTCAGCCGGGTGCCCTCGTCGAGGCCGGTGCTCAGCAGGTCGGCCTGGTGGACGATTTCGGCGCAATGGTCGTCGAAATCCATATCCGTGGTGATGGCGTCCATGTCGTCACGGTAGAGGCCCCCACCGCCAACTGGCCGTCACCACATGCGAGCGGGCGGCGTCAGGCGGAACCGCAGTCGGCAGATCACCGCGTCGGTGTCCCGGCGGACCGCGTGCGCGACGACCGCCCCGCGCTGGTTCTGGAGCAGGCGCTGCCAGAGGTGCGCGGGTTCGGCCTCCGGGATCAGCACGGTGATGCGGGTGCCGGGACGGCGGGCGGTCAGGCCGGTGACGTAGGCGGCAATGGGGCGGCCGAGGGAGCGGGTGGCCGAGGGCAGTTCGAGGAGCTCGACGCCGGGGCTCCAGAGTTCCCAGTCGCGGCGGAGTGCCTCGGTGGCCGGGCGGTCCTCGGGGGTGTCGTGGGTGACGGTGACCGCGACCACCTCGTCGCCGAGGGACACCGCCGCGTTCAGCGCCTCGGCGGTGAGCCGGGACAGGTGCGAGACGGGGACGACGACCAGGGAGGGGGCGCGACGCGGCGGTTCGGGGAGGCGGCCCAGGCCCAGGCGTGTGCCGATCCGGGCGTAGGCGCGGTGGACCGCCTCGAAGGTGAGGACGAGGAGGGGCAGGGCGACGAGGATCAGCCAGGCGCCCTCACTGAATTTGGTGGCGGTGACGACGACCGCCGAGACGCCGGTGAGCAGGGCACCGAAGCCGTTCAGCAGGGCCTTGCCGCGCCACCTCGGGGAGCGTTCACGCCGCCAGTGCCGGACCATGCCGATCTGGCAGACGGTGAAGCCGACGAAGACACCGAGGGCGAACAGCGGGACGAGGGTGTTCATGTCGCCGCCGGAGAAGATGAGCAGCGCGGCGGCGACGGCGGCCAGCGCCAGTACACCGTGGCGGTGCACCTGGCGGTCCGCCTTCAGGCCGAAGACGTGCGGGAGGTAGTTGTCCCGGGCCAGGAGGCCCATCAGGACGGGCAGACCGCCGAAGGAGGTGTTCGCGGCGAGGGCCAGCAGCACCATGGTGGCGAACTGGACGACGTAGAACGCCGCGTGATGGCCGAACGAGGCGTCCGCGAGCTGGGCGAGGACGGTGACGCCCTCGACCGGCTGGAGGTGGAAGCGGCCGATGAGG
This genomic stretch from Streptomyces nigrescens harbors:
- a CDS encoding APC family permease — encoded protein: MAKVSQPDGRPEEPPDTAPATVTTTAPTTTATGPAGAPVAEPDSPAAEPDARHRLTALQGLAALSLDAMASVAYGPESIVLVLAAAGSHGLGFTLPVTLAIAVLLAVLVASYRQVIAAFPNGGGSYAVARTHLGRRTALFAAASLLLDYVLNVAVSVTAGVAALTSAFPALYDDRVGICLAVLALITALNLRGIVDSAKAFLVPTAVFVGAILAMVAVGLFRAAPAATVTADGHASVLADNATTVGALLLLKAFAAGCSALTGVEAVANAVPSFRAPATRRAQRTEVALGVLLGVMLIGLSVLIGRFHLQPVEGVTVLAQLADASFGHHAAFYVVQFATMVLLALAANTSFGGLPVLMGLLARDNYLPHVFGLKADRQVHRHGVLALAAVAAALLIFSGGDMNTLVPLFALGVFVGFTVCQIGMVRHWRRERSPRWRGKALLNGFGALLTGVSAVVVTATKFSEGAWLILVALPLLVLTFEAVHRAYARIGTRLGLGRLPEPPRRAPSLVVVPVSHLSRLTAEALNAAVSLGDEVVAVTVTHDTPEDRPATEALRRDWELWSPGVELLELPSATRSLGRPIAAYVTGLTARRPGTRITVLIPEAEPAHLWQRLLQNQRGAVVAHAVRRDTDAVICRLRFRLTPPARMW